A genomic window from Actinomycetota bacterium includes:
- a CDS encoding AMP-binding protein, producing MGSPTDAARLVALRLPATPEALEVMQRSWARGDALLPLPADAPDDVVARILAALRPAVLRGDDGDVSLPDPVPVAADTALVVTTSGTTGPPKGVKLTHQALTASVAASLDRLGWAPDDRWLCCLPLHHVAGILVLLRAWQVGTAPIVQAGFDAASVAAADAATHVALVPTMLHRLLDARVDVTRFRRVLVGGAPAGRRLRERAAAAGAPVTVSYGMTETCGGCVYDGVPLDGVEVRVDADGCIAIRGPVVMRGYRGRPDLTAAVLDADGWLHTTDLGRWTDDGRLEILGRGDDVIVTGGEKVAAGQLAALLRAHPRVADAAVIGHPDPDWGERVVAYCVASDRLDPPTLDELRDFVAAHAPRHAAPRELRLVEDLP from the coding sequence GTGGGCAGCCCAACGGACGCCGCCAGGCTGGTCGCGCTCCGCCTGCCGGCCACGCCCGAGGCGCTCGAGGTGATGCAGCGTTCGTGGGCGCGCGGGGACGCGCTGCTGCCGCTACCCGCCGATGCGCCCGACGACGTGGTGGCTCGGATCTTGGCGGCGCTCCGCCCCGCCGTTCTGCGTGGTGATGACGGCGACGTCTCGCTCCCCGATCCGGTCCCCGTGGCAGCGGACACCGCACTGGTGGTGACGACCTCCGGGACGACCGGACCGCCCAAGGGCGTGAAACTGACCCACCAGGCGTTGACCGCGTCGGTGGCTGCCAGTCTCGACCGTCTGGGGTGGGCACCCGACGACCGGTGGCTGTGCTGCCTGCCGCTGCACCACGTTGCCGGCATCCTCGTGCTGTTGCGCGCCTGGCAGGTGGGGACCGCGCCGATCGTCCAGGCGGGCTTCGACGCGGCGTCGGTCGCCGCCGCAGACGCCGCCACCCACGTCGCGCTGGTCCCCACGATGCTGCACCGCCTGCTCGACGCCCGGGTCGACGTCACCCGTTTCCGCCGTGTGCTCGTCGGCGGGGCGCCTGCTGGGCGGCGGCTGCGGGAGCGCGCCGCGGCGGCCGGCGCGCCGGTGACCGTCAGCTACGGCATGACCGAGACCTGCGGCGGGTGCGTGTACGACGGCGTGCCACTGGACGGTGTGGAGGTCCGCGTCGACGCCGACGGGTGCATCGCCATCCGCGGCCCGGTCGTGATGCGCGGCTACCGCGGCCGACCCGACCTCACCGCCGCGGTGCTCGACGCTGACGGGTGGCTGCACACCACCGACCTCGGCCGCTGGACCGACGACGGCCGCCTGGAGATCCTCGGCCGCGGTGACGACGTGATCGTCACCGGGGGCGAGAAGGTCGCCGCCGGGCAGCTCGCCGCCCTGCTCCGCGCCCATCCGCGTGTGGCCGACGCGGCTGTGATCGGTCACCCCGACCCGGACTGGGGTGAGCGGGTGGTGGCCTACTGCGTGGCGTCGGACCGGCTCGACCCACCGACGCTGGACGAGCTGCGTGACTTCGTTGCGGCCCACGCCCCGCGCCACGCCGCGCCGCGGGAGCTGAGGCTGGTCGAGGACCTGCCGTAG